A window of the Juglans microcarpa x Juglans regia isolate MS1-56 chromosome 5D, Jm3101_v1.0, whole genome shotgun sequence genome harbors these coding sequences:
- the LOC121265136 gene encoding AUGMIN subunit 1 — MAEHKKELEKKTKPILDTYQDLPPDKALAALAIEDKKRQYAAAEKYLEDVLHSALATSE, encoded by the exons ATGGCCGAGCACAAGAAggaattagagaagaaaacaaAGCCGATACTTGATACTTACCAAGATTTGCCGCCA GATAAAGCTTTGGCTGCTTTGGCAATCGAGGACAAGAAAAGGCAGTATGCTGCCGCGGAGAAGTATCTTGAAGATGTCTTGCATTCAGCTCTTGCCACTTCGGAGTGA